A single window of Nasonia vitripennis strain AsymCx chromosome 4, Nvit_psr_1.1, whole genome shotgun sequence DNA harbors:
- the LOC100678536 gene encoding protein artichoke has protein sequence MSPATVLLVVAALLAYPGTNQAESTVVFESKEENTERDILCANSSLEIDFENLRIAEIKDGFLSSPLIKCLNFQANGIQSVGYRAFDNLPNLKYLELSNNRFDINDVFFNALDELEILVLNGASCSNYALQIRGVYPRIRKLFLKNIDYLINIEVHSENALPSLTHLYLSGNRFSHNNFEWLPKTLEYLDLSGHELDSITLKYLPNLKRLFIAEHYHDGNSLQEIHLENLSSLEYLSVASNSIREISYSTFVNIPSLMDLDLSNNDIRFIDANALDSMRNLRFLNLSNNDIEIIQSGTFDKLSHLESLILEKNIITMFPPISNMTQLETVQLNCNKIKSIVGGNFAKMPELKSLYLHDNEISYIDPEGFLGLEELKLLTLSNNKLSALPSDWMLPLLSLEELDLTGNHFKELGNLALSEFSVLKNVYLSNQIKIMHGQAMLSVPENITLSFDETFEFIETCTKDENKYSRNHYESLKESMYLSTLPIFVLLCTGHIGNAYNNPVFVTAPEIPKGQSHVASGVKCEDMHGSLSLNLRNVGLQHIDSDFANSPNVTCLSLEDNEIANVSANAFRLMPNLLYLNLARNKLDVASFAQLDPHAHLRILILDDNAFPPAAENTTLAFANRFPRLLQLHLRGLGLTDVSSLSFAPRLTHLYLSSNNLADSELTFLLNAPPNLEILDLANNSLTSLNASSLGSVKELLLDGNQISRLCRKCRDSSALVLEGASGLLRLFLANNSLTSVEPDSFDDCDDLLDLDLSHNRIDSIRKNTFERTPSLRNLSLKGNLLSEMPDFYSSQVLEYVSLADNLLEAVKNESFADLLRLRIIDLSNNKIGSVEAGAFAKLNVLEVLDLSNNRLTSFPNGWLWDLTNLKHLHINGNRIKRLVDLKLIGMRSYGKLQHVYLQNNSISEIHAGFLYSGFRNIPNVTLVLFDDQSKRMAASADVCKCDCDEINEISDVL, from the exons ATGAGCCCCGCAACAGTTCTTCTGGTAGTAGCAGCGCTATTAGCTTATCCCGGAACAAATCAAGCAGAGTCTACTGTTGTATTTGAATCTAAGGAAGAAAATACCGAGCGTGATATTCTGTGTGCCAATTCCAGTTTGGAAATTGATTTCGAGAACTTAAGAATAGCTGAAATTAAGGACGGATTTTTGTCAAGCCCACtgataaaatgtttaaattttcaagCTAACGGAATTCAAAGCGTAGGATATAGAGCGTTTGATAATTTaccaaacttaaaatatctaGAATTATCTAATAATCGTTTTGACATAaatgatgtattttttaatgcCTTAGACGAATTAGAAATACTTGTATTGAATGGGGCCTCTTGCAGTAATTATGCTCTACAGATAAGAGGAGTGTATCCTAGAATTCGAAAActgtttctaaaaaatattgattatcTAATAAATATTGAAGTCCATTCTGAGAACGCATTACCTTCGTtaacacatttatatttatcaggAAACAGATTCTcacataataattttgagtggCTTCCAAAAACTTTAGAGTATTTAGATCTGTCAGGTCATGAGTTAGACTCGATAACACTGAAATATTTGCCAAATTTGAAACGACTTTTCATTGCAGAACATTATCACGACGGAAATTCACTGCAAGAAATACATCTTGAAAATTTATCGAGTTTAGAGTATTTATCTGTAGCGTCGAATAGCATACGCGAAATATCGTATTCTACGTTTGTTAACATTCCTTCGCTTATGGACTTGGATTTATCCAACAATGATATAAGATTTATCGATGCAAATGCCCTCGACAGCATGCGAAATTTGCGATTTCTTAATCTTTCGAATAATGACATAGAAATCATACAAAGTGGTACATTTGATAAACTGAGCCatttagaatctttgattttggaaaaaaatatcatCACAATGTTTCCACCAATCAGTAACATGACACAGTTGGAAACAGTACAGTtgaattgtaataaaattaaaagtatcgTGGGTGGAAATTTCGCTAAAATGCCTGAATTAAAATCATTGTATTTGCACGATAATGAAATATCTTATATCGACCCGGAAGGTTTTTTAGGTTTGGAAGAATTAAAGTTACTTACACTTTCCAACAATAAATTATCTGCATTGCCCAGTGATTGGATGTTACCGCTGCTTAGTTTAGAAGAGTTGGATCTTACAGGAAACCATTTTAAAGAACTTGGTAACCTAGCCTTGAGTGAATTCTcagtattaaaaaatgtatatttatctaatcaaataaaaataatgcacGGGCAAGCGATGCTCAGTGTACCAGAAAATATAACCCTCAGTTTCGATGAAACGtttgaatttattgaaacttgtacaaaagatgaaaataaatattctcgTAATCATTATG AATCCTTAAAAGAAAGCATGTATCTCTCAACGCTGCCAATTTTCGTGCTGCTTTGCACGGGACACATCGGAAATGCCTACAACAATCCAGTGTTCGTGACCGCGCCCGAGATTCCAAAAGGTCAGTCGCACGTGGCGAGCGGCGTCAAGTGCGAAGACATGCACGGCAGCTTATCGCTGAATCTTCGCAACGTCGGCCTGCAGCACATCGACTCGGATTTCGCCAACAGTCCAAACGTCACCTGCCTCAGCCTCGAGGACAACGAAATCGCCAACGTCTCGGCCAACGCCTTCCGACTCATGCCCAATCTGCTCTACCTCAATCTCGCTCGGAACAAGCTGGACGTCGCGAGTTTTGCTCAGCTCGACCCTCACGCGCACCTCAGAATCCTCATCCTCGACGATAACGCGTTTCCTCCCGCAGCCGAGAACACGACTCTCGCTTTCGCCAACCGATTTCCCCGTCTGCTGCAGTTGCACCTCCGCGGCCTCGGTCTCACAGACGTGTCGTCGCTCAGCTTCGCGCCGAGATTAACGCATCTCTACCTGTCGTCGAACAATCTCGCGGATTCGGAGTTAACTTTCCTCCTCAACGCGCCTCCCAATCTAGAGATTCTCGATCTCGCGAACAACAGCCTCACGAGTTTGAACGCCAGCAGTTTGGGATCGGTAAAGGAACTGCTGCTCGACGGTAATCAGATTTCGCGACTCTGCAGAAAATGTCGGGACTCGTCGGCTCTCGTCCTCGAAGGGGCCTCCGGACTGCTCCGATTGTTCCTCGCAAACAATTCGCTGACCAGCGTCGAACCCGATTCCTTCGACGACTGCGACGATCTCCTCGATCTCGATCTGTCGCACAATCGGATCGACAGCATCAGAAAGAACACCTTCGAGAGAACGCCCTCGTTGCGCAATCTCTCGCTGAAGGGGAACCTTCTCAGCGAAATGCCGGACTTTTACAGTTCCCAAGTCCTGGAGTACGTGTCTCTTGCCGATAATTTACTGGAAGCCGTGAAAAACGAGTCTTTTGCCGATCTCCTCAGATTGAGGATCATTGACTTGAGCAACAATAAGATCGGTAGCGTGGAGGCCGGCGCGTTCGCGAAATTGAATGTGCTCGAGGTTCTCGATCTTTCGAACAACCGACTGACGAGTTTTCCAAACGGCTGGCTGTGGGATCTGACGAATTTGAAGCACTTGCACATCAACGGAAATCGGATCAAACGATTGGTCGACTTGAAACTCATCGGCATGAGAAGTTACGGGAAACTGCAGCACGTTTATTTGCAAAATAATTCCATCAGCGAGATTCACGCTGGTTTTCTCTACAGCGGATTTAGAAATATTCCGAACGTCACGCTTGTATTGTTCGACGATCAGTCGAAGCGAATGGCGGCGAGCGCTGATGTGTGCAAGTGTGATTGTGATGAAATCAATGAAATAAGCGACGTTCTCTGA
- the LOC116417292 gene encoding leucine-rich repeats and immunoglobulin-like domains protein 3 → MAAWIFLVLLLDFSSAHHYFEPGAIHFPLRDVHQSINLDTFLERNLTVGKCGQVSDRRVVLNLPNLGMPSPPNPYPGFIESPMVSCVNLASNEIYQVIPGSFDKLPSLSYLDLSRNRIQFCDFFNFGTSHPGLVTLIIEDNRPPIDNIDRVIGKADCFPALRYLYLRKNSIRGLNFSLRRSFPVLTHLFLSDNEIDTSNFIHDLPPTLTHLYLEHNLISGLDCKIMRDLEALRLDGNIIRSVCYRNCDTTSLRLEGVHKLSTLTLSDNRISEIESCAFQDASGLLTLNLAQNNLEDVKRETFERLASLQELNLDDNHLRHVPNLCNNLKLTSLSLRRNKLQEIRRENFRGLKLLRCLRLGGNRIGSIEAGSLEEMENLQELDLSDNGLDFIPSDWLKWQWNLRTLDVRGNRFKCLEQMNLGGAPFLNTIHLQNNPVTHISGTVVSKLSPNVAINLHHDCSDKTRRRSECYARCDDLEAKSRNETYMRWVNNE, encoded by the coding sequence ATGGCGGCGTGGATCTTCCTCGTGCTTCTCCTCGATTTTTCCTCGGCGCACCACTACTTCGAGCCAGGAGCCATCCACTTCCCGCTTCGAGACGTTCATCAGTCGATAAACTTGGACACCTTCTTGGAGCGCAACCTGACGGTCGGCAAATGCGGACAGGTGTCTGACCGACGAGTCGTGCTGAATCTTCCGAATCTAGGAATGCCGTCGCCGCCGAACCCTTATCCCGGCTTTATCGAGAGCCCAATGGTCAGCTGCGTCAACCTCGCCTCCAACGAGATCTACCAGGTGATACCGGGTTCCTTCGATAAGCTGCCCAGTCTCAGCTACCTCGACTTGTCGCGGAACCGCATTCAGTTCTGCGACTTTTTCAACTTCGGCACGTCCCATCCGGGCTTGGTCACGCTTATCATCGAGGATAACCGGCCACCCATCGACAACATCGACAGGGTCATCGGCAAGGCCGACTGCTTTCCGGCCTTGCGTTATCTCTACTTGCGCAAGAACTCCATACGCGGCTTGAACTTCTCGCTGCGGCGATCTTTCCCCGTGCTCACccacctctttctctccgacAACGAGATCGACACCAGCAACTTCATCCACGACTTGCCTCCCACCTTGACCCACCTCTACCTCGAGCACAACCTCATCAGCGGACTGGACTGCAAGATCATGAGGGACCTGGAGGCTCTACGTCTCGACGGCAACATCATCCGCTCCGTCTGCTACCGCAACTGCGACACCACCTCCCTCCGACTCGAGGGCGTGCACAAGCTGTCCACCTTGACCTTATCCGACAACAGGATCTCGGAGATCGAGAGCTGCGCCTTCCAGGACGCCTCGGGTCTCCTGACCTTGAACCTCGCTCAGAACAACCTGGAGGATGTGAAGCGCGAGACCTTTGAGCGTTTGGCATCGCTGCAGGAGCTAAACCTTGACGACAACCACCTGAGGCACGTGCCCAACCTGTGCAACAACCTAAAGCTGACTAGCTTGTCGCTGAGGCGCAACAAGCTCCAGGAGATTAGGCGCGAGAACTTCCGAGGCCTGAAATTGCTCAGGTGTCTTCGTCTTGGCGGCAACAGGATCGGCAGCATCGAGGCCGGTTCTCTCGAGGAAATGGAGAACCTCCAGGAGCTCGACCTGTCCGACAACGGACTGGACTTCATACCTAGCGACTGGCTCAAGTGGCAGTGGAACCTGCGTACCCTAGACGTGCGGGGCAACAGATTCAAGTGTCTGGAGCAGATGAACCTCGGAGGCGCGCCGTTCCTCAACACGATACACTTGCAGAATAATCCGGTCACTCATATCAGCGGTACGGTCGTATCGAAACTCTCGCCGAACGTCGCGATAAACTTGCACCACGACTGCAGCGATAAAACGCGCAGACGCTCCGAATGCTACGCCAGATGCGACGATCTCGAGGCTAAGTCGAGAAACGAAACTTACATGAGATGGGTCAATAATGAATAA
- the LOC100678642 gene encoding insulin-like growth factor-binding protein complex acid labile subunit — protein sequence MFRLISLMLCIGIASALIFDLPPEGPIQFPLRNVQNSISYEYNSNYESNYTSEFHQYFNNNKGYILNLPKLGLPVAPNPYPGFIESKNVVTINLRENGIFRVSPGSFDGVPNMQYLDLSKNRLAFCDFFNYGSCLQMLETLVIEENQLPGDSLYREISKAGCFPHLQHLFIRKNHIQRLNFSLRMSFPSLVSLYLSDNEIDNCAFIRDVPSSLTHLYIERNRISSISTAIIQNLRTLKADGNTIQSICYRNCDRSSIKLLGTTRLETLSLSENKITRIEACAFRDSFSLTSLNLSGNMIETINPSTFTSLRNLVQLRLDNNLLTSVPNLNGNWNLKSLSLRNNRLAEIRWGAFSGVWCQKLQNLQLSGNNIRIIEENSFTDLIELAELDLSNNQLDVLPVGWMQSLRKLSHLDLRRNRFANIYQLSLVVSTSLTQVYLQNNMLDERVKAEIQQYCPFAQIHLESCKLTCSVGSPYAMPPKIYTPGVVNYKFNYTSTQQTKIKSKRHSFNYGKK from the coding sequence ATGTTTCGACTCATCAGTTTGATGCTGTGCATCGGCATAGCCAGCGCTCTAATTTTCGACTTACCTCCGGAAGGTCCCATTCAATTTCCACTGCGAAACGTACAGAACTCTATAAGCTACGAGTACAACTCCAATTACGAGTCGAATTACACGTCGGAATTTCACCAGTActtcaacaacaacaaaggATACATTTTGAACCTGCCGAAACTGGGCCTTCCAGTGGCACCCAATCCATACCCAGGCTTCATAGAGAGTAAGAATGTCGTGACGATCAACCTTCGAGAAAACGGCATCTTCCGCGTATCGCCTGGCTCCTTCGACGGCGTGCCAAATATGCAGTATTTGGACTTGTCCAAGAACAGGCTAGCATTCTGCGACTTCTTCAACTACGGCAGTTGCCTCCAAATGCTGGAAACCCTAGTCATCGAGGAAAACCAACTGCCAGGTGACAGCCTCTACAGGGAAATAAGCAAGGCCGGCTGTTTCCCCCATCTGCAGCATCTCTTCATCCGTAAGAACCACATTCAACGGCTGAACTTCTCGCTGAGGATGTCCTTCCCCAGCCTCGTGTCCCTGTACCTGTCCGACAACGAGATCGACAACTGCGCCTTCATCCGCGACGTTCCCTCGTCTCTGACTCACCTCTACATCGAGCGCAACCGCATCTCCAGCATCAGCACTGCCATAATACAAAACCTCAGGACTCTCAAAGCCGACGGTAACACCATCCAGTCGATCTGCTACAGGAACTGCGACAGGTCCTCGATCAAGCTCCTCGGTACCACGAGGCTCGAGACGCTCTCACTCTCCGAGAACAAAATCACCCGCATCGAAGCTTGCGCCTTCCGCGACTCTTTCAGCCTCACGAGCTTGAACTTGTCGGGCAACATGATCGAGACGATTAACCCGTCGACCTTCACCTCGCTACGGAATCTTGTGCAACTCCGCTTGGATAACAACCTCTTGACGAGCGTGCCGAATTTAAACGGCAACTGGAATCTCAAGTCGCTCTCGTTACGCAACAATAGACTGGCCGAGATAAGGTGGGGAGCTTTCAGTGGAGTATGGTGTCAGAAACTGCAAAATCTCCAGCTCAGCGGCAACAACATAAGGATCATCGAGGAAAACAGCTTCACCGATCTCATCGAGCTCGCGGAACTCGATCTCTCGAACAATCAGCTCGACGTTCTGCCCGTCGGCTGGATGCAGAGCTTGCGGAAACTGAGTCACCTCGATCTCAGGAGAAACAGGTTCGCGAACATTTACCAGCTGTCGCTCGTCGTGTCGACGTCGCTGACGCAAGTTTATTTGCAAAACAACATGCTCGACGAGCGCGTCAAGGCGGAGATCCAGCAATACTGTCCGTTTGCGCAAATTCACCTGGAGAGCTGCAAATTAACGTGCAGCGTTGGCTCGCCTTACGCGATGCCGCCTAAAATATACACGCCCGGAGTTGTTAATTACAAGTTCAACTACACTTCGACGCAGCAGACCAAGATTAAAAGCAAAAGACATTCTTTTAATTATGGCAAGAAATGA
- the LOC107981059 gene encoding protein artichoke-like, producing MHSLHFLQCVALFFTHFLTINARVNVVAYKNENLNSCDITIDLSDTGLRRLSVNFTNAQCVRSLNLQNNEIEDFKEKIFNQYPYMEYLDLSRNRLPLNKFFSYGGESSLKVFMLDHNGYYNSYTDKQSSENAGSASEVIDEKTSYLENNKLYVSDIYTDLEYLSLRNVSLQHVSNNFWHYLPKLKQLDLSENKLSLASVNFLLRNTSSSVKRLVLENIELDHVITENLNTVEELNLNHNRFVRLTSTMCYPDTFCLENMQYLKSLFISNCSVKAIDENAFRFMTSLLELDISNNLFKRIANGTFDYLPTLTSLNLSSNTLYNMPNFEGLRNLTTLLLNGMKSKKLLQYLESFAHMPKLQYLSMRDNKLTKISATLFNNLPSLEKIDLSNNLITSLPSWDTQKALRQLHLSYNKIQNLDDLSIKEARSLELLVLKHNLISRVKVDSIKKLPNDNIILDL from the coding sequence ATGCATTCGCTACACTTTCTCCAGTGCGTGGCATTATTTTTCacacattttttaacaatcaACGCTCGGGTAAATGTTGTCGCGtacaaaaacgaaaatttgaaTAGTTGTGATATAACCATAGACTTATCAGATACGGGTCTCAGACGTTTGAGTGTGAATTTCACAAATGCTCAATGTGTACGAAGCCTGAATCTACAAAACAATGAAATTGaagattttaaagaaaagatATTTAATCAGTATCCTTATATGGAGTATTTGGATTTATCAAGAAATCGGCTGCCActgaacaaatttttttcatacggCGGAGAATCAAGTTTAAAAGTTTTCATGTTGGATCACAATGGTTATTATAATTCCTACACAGACAAGCAATCGTCTGAAAATGCAGGTAGTGCAAGTGAAGTGATTGATGaaaaaacaagttatttaGAAAATAACAAACTTTACGTTTCTGATATTTATACGGATTTAGAGTATCTTTCACTGCGAAACGTTTCCTTGCAACATGTATCAAACAATTTTTGGCATTACCTTCCCAAGTTGAAGCAGCTCGATTTatcagaaaataaattatcacttGCATCTGTAAACTTTTTGTTGAGAAATACATCGTCCAGTGTGAAACGCCTAGTATTGGAAAACATAGAACTAGATCAcgttataactgaaaatttgaACACGGTTGAGGAATTAAACTTAAATCACAATCGATTTGTAAGACTTACTAGTACCATGTGCTACCCTGATACATTTTGTTTAGAGAATATGCAATATTTGAAATCTCTATTTATCTCGAACTGCTCTGTAAAGGCGATTGACGAGAACGCTTTCAGATTTATGACTAGCTTATTAGAACTTGAcatttcaaataatttgttCAAACGAATAGCAAACGGTACATTCGATTATTTACCTACATTAACAAGCCTAAATTTAAGTAGTAATACATTGTATAACATGCCAAATTTTGAAGGCTTACGAAACTTGACGACTTTGTTGTTGAACGGGATGAAATCAAAAAAACTGCTTCAATATTTGGAATCATTCGCGCACATGCCTAAGCTTCAATATCTTTCAATGCGCGATAACAAACTAACGAAAATTTCAGcaacattatttaataatttaccGTCTTTGGAAAAAATTGACCTAAGCAATAACCTTATAACATCTTTACCATCGTGGGATACACAGAAAGCTCTTCGACAGCTTCACTtaagttataataaaattcagAATTTAGATGATCTATCTATTAAAGAGGCTAGATCATTGGAACTGCTAGTTCTTAAACATAATTTGATTTCGCGGGTGAAAGTTGACTCTATAAAGAAACTCCCTAATGATAATATAATTCTAGATTTGTAA